A genome region from Mercenaria mercenaria strain notata chromosome 11, MADL_Memer_1, whole genome shotgun sequence includes the following:
- the LOC123532719 gene encoding uncharacterized protein LOC123532719: MDHCYSKQKQQQKERIPSVFGTTDHSYNKICDNTSRTPTNNRKRERSTPTGKTPQQPSKIGTAVLSGQKRNTPWTDPEKEYFIQYVKHTPRSETLTDYWQKCASAMNAKFPSGMRNGHACKSLAQRLYIIPSTRLSTSDSETVTVPGCCLLPSTVDVSTQTTLTLPVNTDWAEDCKSGDWVFIEPKKQLQENASIAADVLNKTALKRLRHYPNMTPKEKAGLIDLLCTGTSRQVARAIMSSSLANEINTLIIYDTEMDARECSTKGSTLRSKQYQSLGNFNWTDIINELVVKQSFLAEVLLAVALPSGKIGNTKATEGLVPVIGTVYGMLMKQRFHELSAIQKVISISLANEQAHQKMLEFQFGTLLFCYEVHFTTNFSNSATWCVIESPRNVRDHVSNLQQLQYRTNRAC, encoded by the exons ATGGATCATTGTTATTCCAAgcaaaaacagcaacaaaaagaGAGAATTCCATCAGTATTTGGCACCACTGATCATAGCTACAACAAAATATGTGACAATACTTCTAGAACTCCAACAAACAATCGTAAGAGAGAAAGAAGTACACCAACTGGGAAAACTCCTCAACAGCCTTCAAAAATTGGAACTGCAGTTTTATCT GGCCAGAAGCGCAATACTCCTTGGACAGATCCAGAGAAAGAATATTTCATACAATATGTCAAGCACACACCACGAAGTGAAACACTTACAGATTACTGGCAGAAATGTGCTTCTGCCATGAATGCCAAATTTCCATCTGGGATGCGTAATG GGCATGCATGCAAGAGTTTGGCACAAAGGCTATATATTATCCCGAGTACTCGTTTAAGCACATCTGATTCTGAAACAGTAACTGTACCAGGCTGCTGTTTATTACCATCAACTGTAGATGTTAGTACGCAGACTACATTAACACTCCCTGTAAACACTGATTG GGCTGAGGATTGTAAATCTGGTGACTGGGTGTTTATAGAGCCTAAAAAGCAACTTCAG GAAAATGCAAGCATTGCTGCAGATGTACTGAATAAAACAGCACTAAAGCGCTTAAGACATTACCCCAACATGACTCCCAAGGAGAAAGCAGGCTTAATTGACTTactat GTACTGGAACATCACGCCAGGTAGCCAGGGCTATTATGTCATCATCACTTGCTAATGAAATCAATACACTGATAATATACGACACTGAGATGGATGCTCGTGAGTGTTCGACAAAAGGCAGTACTCTGCGCAGTAAACAGTATCAAAGTCTAGGAAACTTTAATTGGACAGATATTATTAACGAACTTGTGGTAAAACAAAGCTTCCTTGCTGAAGTGCTGCTTGCAGTGGCACTGCCATCAGGAAAAATAGGAAACACCAAGGCAACAGAAGGGCTGGTTCCTGTCATTGGAACTGTATATGGAATGTTGATGAAACAAAGATTTCATGAACTTTCTGCTATCCAGAAAGTCATATCGATTTCTCTAGCTAATGAACAGGCCCACCAAAAG ATGTTAGAGTTCCAGTTTGGTACattgttgttttgttatgaaGTTCATTTCACaacaaatttttcaaattca
- the LOC123532625 gene encoding uncharacterized protein LOC123532625 — protein MHQFAFVVCLSVLNLVGACVDYTECTLPDGKVGMCYNEMCVGQVDDAVRENLTFTIIVKYPESILRNHGRTTLYIRGNGLCLKWNKGKRLSKIGYDTWGINITYKSVVTKYQSQTRSKPIYLPGNKLQYRVLADDYDDMVGANFYINFPVSKTSLYFLEKPVFISYPWFYQKTGAISSFLINSTYIGKERNVTMYTPPSFNENTYKTYPVVFVLDLNLHFAKYFKKNLEGPIYPHAVSEEYTIIGFGDYRNGGKERFDLLTPI, from the exons ATGCACCAGTTTGCTTTCGTTGTGTGTCTCTCGGTTTTAAATCTGGTAGGTGCCTGTGTAGATTACACGGAATGCACTCTACCTGATGGAAAGGTGGGGATGTGTTACAACGAGATGTGTGTAGGACAAGTCGACGATGCTGTAAGAGAGAATCTGACATTCACAATCATAGTGAAATATCCGGAGTCCATTTTACGG AACCATGGACGAACAACATTATACATCAGAGGCAATGGGCTCTGTCTAAAATGGAACAAGGGTAAACGTCTTTCAAAGATTGGTTATGATACATGGGGGATAAACATCACATATAAATCAGTTGTAACCAAATATCAATCTCAAACACGTTCAAAACCCATCTATCTTCCTGGCAATAAGCTTCAGTATCGTGTACTGGCGGACGACTACGACGATATGGTGGGTGCTAACTTTTACATTAACTTTCCAGTATCTAAAACTTCTCTGTACTTTTTGGAGAAACCTGTCTTCATTTCATACCCATGGTTTTACCAGAAAACAGGCGCCATCAGTAGTTTTTTGATAAATTCTACATACATTGGCAAAGAGAGAAATGTAACGATGTATACACCTCCTAGTTTCaatgaaaatacatataaaacttaTCCTGTGGTATTCGTTCTGGATCTCAATCTACATTTTGCTAAATACTTCAAGAAAAATTTAGAAGGTCCAATTTATCCGCATGCAGTGTCAGAAGAGTATACAATAATAGGGTTTGGTGATTACAGAAATGGCGGAAAAGAAAGGTTTGATCTCCTgacaccaatctga